From Aspergillus fumigatus Af293 chromosome 3, whole genome shotgun sequence, a single genomic window includes:
- a CDS encoding DNA-(apurinic or apyrimidinic site) lyase APN2, translating into MGFRITTWNVNGIRNPFSYEPWRGNRTFEVDLPKVLHSLNERLIIEQSMFDILEADIVVFQETKIQRKDLRDDMVLVPGWDCYFSLPKTKKGYSGVVIYTRNATCCPIRAEEGLTGVLCPPNSSVSFRDLPEEQQIGGYPTIKQLSELEIDAATLDSEGRCVILEFPAFVLLGIYSPANRDESRDNFRHSFIDLMDARIRNLVAMGKRVFVTGDLNIAKGELDAAHATEAIRKGAITEDEFISAPARRVFNQLLSDGRVIGQRDEGRESPVLFDICRSFHPGRRGMYTCWEQRIIARPGNYGARIDYVLCSLDMQDWFSDSNIQEGLMGSDHCPVYAVFKDVVRLGDKEVNILDIMNPPGMFKDGQRQQEYTTKYLLPTSGRLIPEFDKRRSIKDMFSRKPSTNAQTPATNPPALRRFGSTHETETPTAVSESTAGRSVAVSDSTQTKQIVRKRSQKSEAGSPVSFKRSKSGSAQPSAPSSAGQRTLKGFFKPKTDPAGQATITQDSASVSTVPTNQSVAFPRESAPVTELTALEETRTAPAGEALPGEQPNSTTTTTPASSRNDDTVHDPIASKEDWSKLFTKKPAPKCEGHQEPCISLTTKKPGINCGRSFWICPRPLGPSGNKEKGTQWRCPTFIWASDWNPSAP; encoded by the exons ATGGGGTTTCGCATAACAACGTGGAACG TGAACGGGATACG GAATCCATTCTCATATGAACCGTGGAGAGGCAACCGAACCTTCGAGGTAGATTTACCCAAGGTCCTTCATAGTCTAAATGAGAGGCTCATCATAGAACAGTCAATGTTTGATATTCTCGAGGCAGATATTGTCGTTTTTCAGGAGACCAAGATTCAACGAAAAGATCTTCGCGATGACATGGTGCTAGTGCCTGGCTGGGACTGCTACTTCAGTTTACCAAAAACCAAGAAAG GATACTCTGGAGTTGTGATATATACTCGAAATGCGACATGCTGTCCCATCCGCGCAGAGGAAGGTCTTACGGGAGTTCTCTGCCCGCCTAATTCGTCGGTGTCTTTTCGAGATCTACCTGAAGAGCAACAAATAGGAGGCTATCCAACTATTAAGCAACTGTCCGAGCTAGAGATTGATGCTGCTACTCTGGACTCGGAAGGACGTTGCGTCATTCTAGAGTTTCCTGCATTTGTTCTACTTGGGATCTATTCACCAGCCAATCGCGACGAATCACGGGACAATTTTCGCCATAGCTTTATTGACCTGATGGATGCTCGCATCCGAAATCTGGTTGCAATGGGGAAGAGAGTCTTTGTTACAGGAGACCTCAACATTGCGAAAGGGGAACTCGATGCAGCTCATGCAACCGAGGCCATCAGGAAGGGAGCAATAACAGAGGACGAGTTTATCTCTGCCCCGGCACGGCGTGTGTTCAACCAACTTCTTTCTGACGGCAGAGTAATTGGTCAGCGCGATGAAGGGAGGGAAAGTCCTGTTTTATTTGATATCTGTCGATCTTTTCATCCCGGCCGAAGGGGAATGTACACTTGTTGGGAGCAAAGAATCATTGCTCGACCCGGCAATTATGGCGCGAGAATAGACTACGTCCTGTGTAGCCTGGATATGCAAGATTGGTTCAGCGACTCGAATATTCAAGAGGGCCTAATG GGATCCGATCATTGCCCGGTTTATGCGGTCTTCAAGGACGTCGTACGCCTCGGCGATAAAGAGGTCAACATTCTCGACATAATGAACCCTCCTGGGATGTTCAAAGACGGCCAGCGTCAGCAGGAATACACTACTAAATACCTTCTACCTACGTCGGGACGCTTGATACCGGAATTCGACAAGCGGCGAAGCATCAAGGACATGTTCTCGCGTAAACCATCAACCAACGCACAAACACCAGCGACGAATCCCCCGGCGTTGAGACGCTTTGGCTCTACCCACGAAACTGAAACCCCAACGGCTGTTTCGGAGAGCACTGCCGGCCGGTCTGTAGCAGTTTCTGATAGCACTCAAACGAAACAAATCGTTCGTAAGAGGTCTCAGAAAAGTGAGGCAGGTTCCCCTGTCTCATTCAAGCGTTCAAAATCCGGCTCAGCTCAACCATCAGCACCTTCCTCTGCTGGACAGAGGACTCTGAAGGGGTTCTTCAAACCTAAAACTGATCCAGCCGGCCAAGCGACCATAACCCAGGATTCTGCGTCGGTGTCTACTGTACCAACAAATCAATCAGTCGCGTTCCCTAGGGAATCTGCCCCAGTTACGGAACTTACTGCTTTGGAAGAAACACGGACGGCCCCTGCTGGCGAAGCTTTACCAGGAGAACAGCCAAATTCCACGACTACTACAACTCCGGCTTCGTCCCGAAACGATGATACTGTTCACGATCCCATTGCCAGCAAGGAGGACTGGTCAAAGCTGTTCACTAAAAAGCCTGCTCCCAAGTGCGAGGGTCACCAGGAGCCATGTATCAGTCTGACAACTAAGAAGCCTGGCATCAACTGCGGAAGATCGTTTTGGATCTGTCCGAGGCCACTTGGCCCTAGCGGaaacaaggagaaggggacGCAGTGGCGATGTCCTACATTTATATGGGCTAGCGATTGGAACCCTTCCGCTCCGTAG
- a CDS encoding cytochrome c oxidase subunit VIa produces the protein MFPQRNILRAAQQLRSAPARAAFQRRLNSTDNKLPWMVDNAFNRERAAVKHHAAATSDLWRKLSIYAVIPCLILGSINAYNLWNEHWEHWEHMPPLEERTEYPYQNIRVKNFPFGDGDKTLFWNDQVNYHNKDKAT, from the exons ATGTTCCCTCAACGCAACATCCTCCGCGCCGCTCAGCAGCTGCGTAGCGCTCCTGCTCGCGCTGCTTTCCAACGCCGCCTCAACAGCACCGACAACAAGCTTCCTTGGATGGTTGACAATGCGTTCAACCGCGAGAGAGCTGCTGTCAAGCACCATGCTGCTGCCACCAGCG ACCTTTGGCGCAAGCTCTCCATCTA TGCTGTCATCCCCTGCCTGATTCTCGGCAGTATCAATGCTTACAACCTTTGGAACGAGCACTGGGAGCACTGGGAGCATATGCCCCCTCTCGAGGAGCGTACCGAGTACCCCTATCAGAACATCCGTGTTAAGAACTTCCCCTTCGGCGATGGGGACAAG ACCCTCTT CTGGAACGACCAGGTCAACTACCACAACAAGGACAAGGCTACCTAG